The Mycobacterium sp. EPa45 genomic interval CACGTTGTAGGGCAGCGGCGGGGTCGGGCGGTCGGCGGCGAACACCACCATGACCATCACCAGCGTCGCAAGTAATGGTGTCAGCGGGCGCCCCTGGCGACGCCGGTGCCACAAGCGTCTCAGCATCACGGAAACGATCCCACACCGATGCTGCACGCACCTGCCGCGACAGGCGCGTGCGTTAACGATCTCGTTCGCCGCCGCGATGAACTGGGTATCCGAACTTCACTTGAGGTTTGTCGTCGAGGAGGTGGACGGTGAAGAAACTCGGTTCATTGGTGATCTGCGCGATCACCGCCATTGGTATCGGTGTCATCAGCGCGCCCACAGCGAGCGCGGGATGCCAGGGACTGTGGACGCCGTGGGGTGGCGGCGAGCGCTGTGACGGCCCGATCGATTCCAATGGCTTCTTCCAGCGCTGCGAGACGGGCGGCGCGTTCGGCTTCAACACGCCGCAGCAGTGCTACCAGGTGGACGCCAACAATCTGGGCAACAGCCAGCCCTGGATCGCACCCTGAGCTACAGCGGGATGGCCAGCTGACTCCTGATCAGCGGCGCGATCTTGTCGGCCATATAGGCGTGGCCCGCATCCGTGGGATGCACGCCGTCGGGCCCGATCAGTTCGGGGCGCCCGACGAACCAGCCTTCGGCGAGGGGGTCGACGAAGACCGCGCCGACGGCCTTGGCTTGGCCGCGCAGGCTGTCTCGCAGGGCCAGCACCTCGGGCGGCGGATCCGCTGTCGGCCAGGGCGGGCCGATGACCAGAACCTTCGCATTGGGCGCTACCCGGCGGGCGATCTGGAACGTCTCCCCGACCAGCACCGGATACTTCTCCATGTCGACGGGCTGGTCGTTGCGGGACCCGAAGAAGACCACGAGGGCGTCGTCACGGTCCACGGCTCGCACGGTGAGATCCTCGAACAGGCTGCCCTGGTTTCCTCGGATCCCGTAGCCCGCACCGCCCTCGGCGGCCACGTCGGCGTCGATCCTGGCGCCCTGACCGGCAAGCAACAACCAGGCGCGCGATGTCCACGACTGCGGTCCCTGGCCGCCCTCGTCGGTGCCGGTCGTATAGGAGTCACCGATCACCGCGACGCGACTGAAAGCTGAACCGCGATTTGCCAATTCGTAGCCCGCGACCGAATGCGAGTAGCCGACGACAGCGGCGATCACCGCGGCGGCCGACAGGCCCGCCGTGATGACGCGCAGAAGTCCTTCGCTGCGGATCAATGACACCCCACTGAGTTTTGCGCCCGACGGAGGCAGCCTACTGCCCCGAAGATGTTGTCGCACACGGATGCTGGGTCGTTACTACCCGGCCCGCGCCGAGGTCTGCGGCGGACGGGCGTCACGGGCCTGGTCGACGGATGCCAGGCGGGTGCCCTCGGCCCCCGGCGGGCCGGTGTGCTTGTCGTGTTTGACGTCGCGGAAATCGATCATCCGGCGCATCCACCGCCGAGCCGGTTCCTCCACCCAGTGATAAAGCGCCACAGCGCCGAGGACCGCAGCGACGATAAGCCCGACGACCACCACTTTCTGCACCGATTTCGGCAGTTCGATCTGATACTCCTGGACCGCCCAGTTCCACGAGGTGTGCACGATCTCGTGAACCATGTAGAGGCTGAACGAGATCTGGCCGCCGTAGACCAGGAGCCGGGTGGACAGCAGCGCGGGAAGCGTGCCCACGCCGATCGCCAGCGTGACCACCAGTGGCATGAACAACACGTCGACCAGTCCGCCGGGGTCGATCATCCCGGCGACCGGATGTGCGTCGTAGTAGTAGAGGATCCCCACCATCGCGGCGGTCAGGAGCACCGCGGCGATGCCGGCGCCGTGTTGCGTCCGTCGACCGATCTGCAGCCGCCGCACCGCCGCGCACGCCAGCGCGCCCGCCAGGAACTGGGCGACGATGCGCGGCAGCCAGCTCCACGGGG includes:
- a CDS encoding GDSL lipase, whose amino-acid sequence is MTAGLSAAAVIAAVVGYSHSVAGYELANRGSAFSRVAVIGDSYTTGTDEGGQGPQSWTSRAWLLLAGQGARIDADVAAEGGAGYGIRGNQGSLFEDLTVRAVDRDDALVVFFGSRNDQPVDMEKYPVLVGETFQIARRVAPNAKVLVIGPPWPTADPPPEVLALRDSLRGQAKAVGAVFVDPLAEGWFVGRPELIGPDGVHPTDAGHAYMADKIAPLIRSQLAIPL
- a CDS encoding acyltransferase: MGVVRTGEIKALTGLRFVAALWVVLFHFRPLIWEASPRLKDDLAPLLNAGAQGVDLFFILSGFVLTWNYLDRMGSHFSGRATLHFLWLRLSRVWPVYLVTMHLAAAWIIFTLHFGATPSPAVEKLTAISYVRQLFMVQLWFEPFFDGTSWDGPAWSISAEWLAYLLFGAIILVIFRMARVSRARTLLLLAFVAALPPTLLLLASGQFYTPWSWLPRIVAQFLAGALACAAVRRLQIGRRTQHGAGIAAVLLTAAMVGILYYYDAHPVAGMIDPGGLVDVLFMPLVVTLAIGVGTLPALLSTRLLVYGGQISFSLYMVHEIVHTSWNWAVQEYQIELPKSVQKVVVVGLIVAAVLGAVALYHWVEEPARRWMRRMIDFRDVKHDKHTGPPGAEGTRLASVDQARDARPPQTSARAG